One window of the Candidatus Nitrospira nitrosa genome contains the following:
- a CDS encoding DUF6036 family nucleotidyltransferase: protein MPTLTAEYLVKLLTQYVADTNTPVDLLLVGGLALHAYGVSNRVTLDVDAELQSPLMPLRDYLTARKIPADLTQNFSGWSVVAMPPGYRDRAIDVIHEPRLRIRVLSPIDFVITKLRRGTEIDLDDAFLVARHHRLSTETIQTSAREALAASP from the coding sequence TTGCCTACGCTCACCGCTGAGTATCTCGTTAAACTTCTCACTCAGTACGTCGCCGACACTAATACCCCGGTCGACCTACTCCTCGTCGGCGGGTTGGCCCTCCACGCCTACGGCGTGTCCAATCGGGTGACGCTCGATGTCGACGCCGAGCTACAAAGCCCTCTCATGCCGCTGAGGGATTACCTGACAGCCCGAAAGATCCCCGCTGATCTGACCCAAAATTTCTCCGGTTGGTCGGTGGTCGCCATGCCACCGGGATATAGGGATCGTGCCATCGATGTCATTCACGAACCTCGCCTTCGTATTCGTGTCTTGTCTCCTATCGATTTCGTGATTACCAAGCTTCGTCGAGGAACAGAGATCGATCTCGACGATGCATTCCTCGTGGCTCGCCATCACCGCCTCTCAACTGAAACCATTCAGACCAGCGCTCGCGAAGCCCTTGCCGCGTCACCGTAA
- a CDS encoding type I secretion system permease/ATPase, with amino-acid sequence MSANAARVPSHPPECERSDTSSVETDTGLICLLILARFHDLPADGSQLRHQFAQSGQTLSDTDLLRAAKHLGMKAGLVKISWSKLSGTPLPAIAKRTDGRYLVLAKIEGDKVLVQDPVEGRPLVFGRQDFEGMWAGELLLFTKRAHVRLQDLKFDFTWFIPEIVKYRKFFGEVLVASFFLQLFALLTPLFTQVVIDKVLVHKGFTTLHVLAIGMVTLAVFEALLGGLRTYLFAHTTNRIDVSLGAQLFRHVLALPLSYFEARRIGDTVARVRELEQIRQFLTSHSVTVVLDVLFTVVFLTVMWFYSSTLTLVVMASLPIYALLSVAITPAIRARLHEKFNRGAENQAFLVEAVSGIQTVKALAVEPPLLRKWEEQLAGYVQASFRATSMMTIAGQSATAVQKVTTVAVLWLGAYRVIGGDLSIGQLIAFNMLSAQVTGPILRLVNLWQELQQVGISVERLGDVLNTSPEPSYNPNRTTLLHVVGRVQFDDVTFRYRPDGPEVVRKLSCRIEPGQMIGIVGRSGSGKSTIAKLLQRLYVPERGRILVDGVDLAQVDPAWLRRQVGVVLQENFLFNGSVRSNIALTDPGLSMEQVIQAAKLAGAHEFILELSDGYDTVIGEHGCTLSGGQRQRVAIARALVANPRILIFDEATSALDSESEAVIQRNMAEIAKGRTVLVIAHRLSTVRPAHCIYVVERGEIVEQGSHDDLLSIGGAYARLHAHQLGKG; translated from the coding sequence ATGTCAGCCAATGCCGCGCGGGTTCCCTCGCATCCACCGGAGTGCGAACGTTCTGACACCTCTTCAGTTGAGACAGATACCGGACTGATCTGCCTCCTCATTCTTGCGCGTTTTCATGATCTGCCTGCCGATGGTTCTCAGCTGCGGCATCAGTTTGCCCAGTCTGGACAGACCCTATCCGATACCGATCTCCTCCGTGCCGCCAAACATCTGGGTATGAAAGCCGGGCTGGTGAAGATCTCATGGAGCAAACTGTCCGGAACCCCGTTGCCGGCGATAGCCAAGCGAACGGACGGGCGATATCTTGTCTTGGCCAAAATCGAAGGAGACAAGGTGCTGGTCCAAGATCCCGTTGAAGGACGCCCCCTTGTGTTTGGTCGCCAAGACTTCGAGGGGATGTGGGCCGGTGAATTGTTGCTCTTTACGAAGCGGGCTCATGTCCGCCTCCAAGACCTGAAGTTTGACTTCACCTGGTTCATCCCAGAAATCGTCAAGTACCGCAAGTTTTTTGGAGAGGTCTTGGTTGCCTCGTTCTTTCTGCAGCTCTTTGCCCTGCTGACACCGCTCTTTACACAGGTGGTCATCGATAAGGTGCTTGTGCATAAGGGATTTACCACGCTCCATGTGCTGGCCATCGGGATGGTCACGCTGGCGGTCTTTGAGGCGCTCCTGGGAGGGCTTCGGACCTATCTGTTTGCCCATACCACGAATCGGATTGATGTCAGCCTCGGGGCTCAGCTTTTCCGCCATGTCCTGGCGCTGCCTCTTTCCTATTTTGAAGCAAGGCGCATCGGCGATACGGTGGCACGGGTCAGGGAGTTGGAGCAGATCCGCCAGTTCTTGACCAGCCATTCCGTCACCGTGGTGCTCGATGTGCTCTTTACTGTCGTGTTTCTGACCGTGATGTGGTTCTACAGTTCGACCCTCACGCTCGTGGTCATGGCGTCGTTGCCGATCTATGCATTGTTGTCCGTGGCGATTACGCCGGCGATCAGGGCTCGACTACATGAGAAGTTCAACCGAGGCGCCGAGAATCAAGCGTTCTTGGTGGAAGCCGTCAGCGGGATTCAAACCGTGAAGGCTCTGGCGGTGGAGCCGCCCCTGTTGCGGAAATGGGAGGAACAACTGGCCGGCTATGTGCAGGCGAGCTTTCGTGCTACGAGCATGATGACGATTGCTGGTCAGTCCGCAACCGCCGTGCAGAAGGTCACCACGGTAGCTGTGCTGTGGCTTGGAGCCTATCGTGTGATCGGCGGCGATCTCAGTATCGGTCAATTGATTGCCTTCAACATGCTGTCAGCCCAGGTCACCGGGCCAATTTTGCGGCTGGTGAATCTCTGGCAAGAGTTGCAGCAGGTCGGTATTTCGGTCGAGCGTTTAGGAGATGTGCTCAATACGTCGCCGGAGCCGTCCTACAATCCGAACCGGACGACCTTGCTCCATGTCGTCGGTCGCGTGCAATTCGACGACGTGACGTTTCGGTATCGACCTGATGGTCCAGAGGTCGTCCGCAAACTCTCTTGTCGTATTGAGCCAGGCCAGATGATCGGAATTGTCGGTCGATCGGGCTCGGGGAAAAGCACGATCGCGAAATTACTGCAGCGGCTCTATGTGCCGGAGCGAGGACGGATCCTAGTCGACGGCGTCGATCTGGCCCAGGTCGATCCGGCTTGGCTGCGACGACAGGTGGGTGTCGTGCTCCAAGAGAACTTCCTCTTCAACGGGTCAGTGCGGAGCAATATCGCGTTGACCGATCCCGGTTTGTCGATGGAGCAGGTGATTCAGGCGGCGAAGTTGGCCGGCGCCCATGAATTTATCCTAGAGCTATCGGACGGCTATGACACGGTAATCGGTGAGCATGGGTGTACCTTGTCCGGTGGCCAGCGGCAACGGGTCGCCATCGCTCGGGCCTTGGTTGCGAACCCTCGGATTCTGATATTTGACGAAGCCACTAGCGCACTGGACTCTGAATCTGAGGCGGTGATCCAGCGGAATATGGCAGAGATTGCCAAGGGGCGGACGGTCCTGGTGATCGCCCATCGGCTGAGCACGGTGCGGCCAGCTCATTGCATCTATGTCGTCGAACGGGGAGAAATTGTCGAGCAGGGGTCGCATGATGACCTACTCAGCATTGGCGGAGCGTATGCGCGGTTGCATGCTCACCAGCTCGGCAAGGGATAA
- a CDS encoding HlyD family type I secretion periplasmic adaptor subunit, with product MKGEAAFDAPADADQAYVGLQQQLLRDQLAEYQAKVAATQHLVDQRQAALEQTNENILRLEATVPMEVERADAYKKLLEHEAVTKMDFLQAEGQRIDKAQELAGQKKKLQQDRAALAEAEKHYRATVSEFQQNKQAELSVLETKVASLAQEVTKAGQKAGLQRLMSPIAGVVQQLAVHTVGGVVTPAQQLLIVVPRDHPLEVEAQVENKDVGFVKEGQPVEIKVETFQFTLYGTIPGHVLTVSNDAAPIEKVGLVYPTRVSMDRSVIHVEGKQVNLSPGMAVTVEMKTGQRRIIEYLLSPLLRSAQESLRER from the coding sequence ATCAAGGGCGAGGCTGCCTTTGATGCTCCCGCCGATGCCGATCAGGCATACGTCGGGCTACAACAACAGTTGTTGCGTGATCAACTCGCTGAGTATCAGGCCAAGGTGGCCGCGACGCAGCATCTTGTGGATCAACGCCAAGCGGCGCTCGAACAAACCAACGAGAACATTCTCCGTTTAGAAGCGACGGTGCCGATGGAGGTTGAGCGAGCGGACGCCTACAAGAAATTGCTGGAACATGAAGCCGTGACCAAGATGGACTTTCTCCAGGCAGAAGGTCAGCGGATCGACAAGGCACAGGAACTAGCCGGACAAAAGAAAAAGCTACAGCAAGATCGTGCGGCGCTGGCGGAGGCTGAGAAGCATTATCGAGCCACGGTGTCGGAATTCCAACAGAACAAGCAGGCCGAGTTGTCGGTGCTGGAAACCAAGGTGGCCTCGCTCGCACAGGAGGTGACGAAGGCCGGCCAAAAGGCGGGTCTGCAGCGGCTGATGTCCCCTATTGCCGGTGTGGTGCAGCAGCTTGCGGTCCATACCGTCGGTGGTGTCGTGACGCCGGCTCAACAGTTGCTTATCGTCGTGCCACGTGACCATCCGCTGGAAGTCGAAGCGCAGGTAGAAAATAAGGACGTCGGGTTTGTGAAGGAAGGGCAACCGGTCGAGATCAAGGTCGAAACGTTTCAGTTTACCTTATACGGGACGATTCCAGGCCATGTCTTGACGGTTTCCAACGATGCGGCTCCGATTGAAAAGGTTGGGCTTGTCTACCCCACCAGGGTCAGCATGGATCGGTCGGTGATCCACGTCGAAGGCAAGCAGGTGAACCTTTCTCCGGGTATGGCGGTTACGGTTGAGATGAAGACCGGTCAGCGACGGATCATCGAGTATCTGCTGAGCCCCTTGCTCAGGTCGGCACAAGAGAGTCTGAGAGAGCGGTAA
- a CDS encoding TolC family protein yields MKSERGAEEKLCLRDRCRVLGVAIVAVVATTSAVWAGEAGNSDRLIPSPMLSLTLREALSAAADSNPDVLLYKERIQEAKGQVQTQLGAMLPNLSADVRQSRRTQFLGTIGLSPVRTDPFSIFDARISATQNLFSLSLIQRWRASRQSLQMTEQEAEAKKLDTMATVALAYMEGLKAMALIKAHELNQQIMEELLGTIRQRQRGGLATGLDIARLEAQLAAERQQSSSAGYELDHAKFSLINLLALPTHSAVALTDQWRMDVPEIPRSQKAVEDALGQRPEVQAQSTRVRAAELMYASMTGERVPSLVAQGDYGLVGNRWSNTLDTYSMALILQIPIFDGAQREGRIVQARSQWQQEALRMRSVLNQVTMEVQDALASLTAAKEQVGIAQAGLRMATKELDLARERYAVITSASHFELTNGLSAVARARENLVNALFQLNAARINLARSTGSLETLN; encoded by the coding sequence GTGAAGAGTGAGAGAGGGGCAGAAGAGAAACTGTGCCTCCGTGATCGATGTAGAGTGCTCGGTGTTGCCATCGTTGCTGTTGTAGCCACGACGAGTGCGGTTTGGGCGGGGGAGGCGGGGAATTCCGATCGGTTGATCCCGTCGCCGATGCTCTCGTTGACGTTGCGCGAAGCCTTGTCGGCCGCTGCCGACAGCAATCCCGATGTGCTGCTGTACAAGGAACGGATTCAAGAAGCCAAAGGCCAGGTGCAGACACAGTTGGGAGCCATGTTACCCAATCTTTCCGCCGATGTTCGACAGAGCCGGCGGACACAATTTCTTGGGACTATCGGTCTCTCACCCGTGCGTACAGATCCCTTCAGTATTTTCGATGCCCGGATCAGTGCGACGCAAAATCTCTTCAGCCTCAGCTTGATTCAGCGGTGGCGGGCTTCGCGGCAGTCACTACAGATGACGGAACAGGAGGCGGAAGCCAAGAAGCTTGACACAATGGCCACTGTGGCATTGGCTTATATGGAAGGGCTGAAAGCGATGGCCCTGATCAAGGCGCATGAATTGAATCAGCAGATCATGGAGGAGTTACTTGGAACGATTCGACAGCGGCAGCGTGGGGGCCTGGCCACAGGGCTCGATATTGCACGACTGGAAGCCCAACTAGCGGCAGAGCGGCAGCAGAGTTCCTCGGCTGGGTATGAGCTCGACCATGCCAAATTCAGCCTGATCAATCTGCTCGCGTTACCGACGCACAGTGCCGTGGCGCTGACCGATCAGTGGCGCATGGACGTGCCGGAGATTCCACGGTCGCAGAAGGCTGTCGAGGATGCGCTCGGTCAACGCCCCGAGGTCCAAGCGCAGTCTACCCGCGTACGAGCGGCTGAATTGATGTATGCCTCCATGACGGGGGAACGGGTGCCGTCACTCGTGGCACAGGGTGACTATGGGCTGGTCGGCAATCGCTGGAGTAATACGCTTGATACTTACAGTATGGCGCTCATTCTTCAGATTCCCATCTTCGATGGCGCACAACGTGAAGGGCGCATTGTTCAAGCGCGAAGCCAGTGGCAACAAGAGGCTCTTCGGATGAGGTCTGTGCTCAACCAAGTCACCATGGAAGTTCAAGATGCCCTGGCATCACTGACTGCGGCGAAAGAACAGGTGGGGATCGCCCAGGCTGGTCTCCGGATGGCGACGAAGGAGCTTGATCTGGCCCGGGAACGCTATGCCGTCATCACTTCCGCCAGCCACTTTGAACTGACGAATGGACTCTCGGCTGTCGCCCGTGCGCGAGAAAACCTCGTCAACGCGCTCTTTCAGCTGAATGCCGCCCGCATCAATCTCGCCCGTTCGACCGGGAGTCTGGAGACACTGAACTAG